In Lycium ferocissimum isolate CSIRO_LF1 chromosome 11, AGI_CSIRO_Lferr_CH_V1, whole genome shotgun sequence, a single genomic region encodes these proteins:
- the LOC132036633 gene encoding protein BRICK 1 yields MARAGGITNAVNVGIAVQADWENREFISHISLNVRKLFDFLVQFEATTKSKLATLNEKLDTLERRLELLEVQVRTATANPALFNV; encoded by the exons ATGGCACGAGCAGGAGGAATAACAAACGCAGTGAATGTAGGGATAGCAGTACAAGCTGATTGGGAGAATCGTGAATTTATATCTCACATTTCCCTCAATGTCCGTAAactcttcgatttccttgtccAATTCG AGGCAACGACTAAGAGTAAATTGGCAACACTGAATGAGAAGCTTGATACACTGGAACGTCGTTTAGAATTGCTTGAAGTTCAAGTTAGAACAGCCACCGCAAATCCAGCTTTGTTTAATGTTTGA